The genomic segment CACAAGTATGTACCCAGTGCAACCAGAAGTAAGCATTATCAAAAACACTATAGCTACTACGGTAAATAGAGCGCTTTTCTTTCGCAAATCGTCACCTCCCGGTTCTCTTCTGATCTAATAATAACAGATTAACAAAGCCAATTTCCCATTCTTAGACGAGATGGAAAGACACAGCATCGGAATGATTATCTATTCAGGGATAATTCTCGAACCAAAAACCCTGCCTTCAGTCTTATAAATGCGAAGTCGCGTCAAGGGTATTTCTGAGGGGAGATTTCTTTGAATAGGATCAACATCGTCTATCTTTTTTTGGTTGCCCTAACAACTATTGCCATCTCTGCAACTTTTCTGAATTTCAAAGGCGATTACACTGCAATAAAAGCTGATCGAAGTCTCATCAGACGAGGTGAGTCTTTCTCTATTTCAGTGCCTGATTCGACTTATGAGAGACCGATTCTCTCATACGCCAGAGGCGCTACACTTGAACGGTTCTCTAGCGAAAGCAACACTTCGGTCTATACTTTCTGTGCTGATGATGAAGATGCCGTAATAGTAATTTCATTCTCGGGACTCTTTAGAACTCGAAAGAGTCTTTCTCTTGAGTTCGAAGAGTTTGTTGATAGTGATTCTGACCGCTTTCCTGACAGACTGGTCCTGGATTTGGAGGACGCCGAAAGTTTTAGAGCGTGGTTCGTGAACATCTCAGCGTATCAGGTCATTGAGTTCTCAAACAGGTGGAGCGATGAAGAAAGAGATTGTAGTGGGTTGATAAGATTTGCAGCCAGAGAGGCTCTTAAAAGCCACAAAGAAGAGTGGTTCTTGGAGAATGCAATCGATCATGAACTCTGGCGCGAGAAAACCGGTATCGACCTTCGTACCATTCCCGATGTCAAAGAATACAACTATCCGGATATTCCAATACTAAGAGGGAAGATTTTCTTAAGCAATACCGGGGAGTTCACTTACTTCGCCGATGCATACAACCTTGTACGTAGTAGTATGGTATTTAAGGGCAGGGATCTCAGCGTCGCAAGACCTGGAGACATAATCTTTTTTCACCACCCCTCTCCATCAACTTTTCATTCGATGATATACACTGGCGACGGGCTGATTTATCATACCGGACCGCTTTCTGAAAATGATTCAGGTGTTCTGAAGCTCTGGAGAATGGAAGATTATCTGAGAACAATGCCTTATCAGTGGTTACCGATACATAGTAACGAAAACTATCTCGGGGTATACGCTTTCAAGTTTCTACCCCGACAGTAATGGAGGGTGAACGCGATGAGAAAGGCCTCAGTGGTTCTTCTGATTATTCTGTTTACTGGATTGACGGCAATTGCTTTTCAAATTCAGCGGTATGGATACAAGCTTGAATCATCTTTCATCGAGTTGTATTCACTCGATTATCTGCCCACTGTTTACACTGACAGCAAAGACAGCTACATCGACATCAAGATATACGATCTTGATGAACAAGATCTGACCGGTGCTATAACAATAGGAGACGTTGGAATCTCAGGCGATCCTTTGTACGCATTGAGACAGACTGTCAGTGAGAAACAGAGAGTTCATTTTCCCGATGAAGCTCTCAAGGGCCTCAGACTGATTGTGGTTTCATCACAGTCGGGCACTACGAAGCTCATGACAAGCTATCGGATGGTTGGAGCACAGCTGCTTGCTCACGAAGACGGGGCAATGCTGAGACTCTGGAAGAAAGATGATTCAGAGTTTATTGAGAATTTTGCGCTTTACAGACTCAAAGACGGCGAGCTAATAGGTCGGACAGAAGATGGAGTATTTGCATTCAAT from the Mesotoga infera genome contains:
- a CDS encoding DUF1175 family protein — encoded protein: MNRINIVYLFLVALTTIAISATFLNFKGDYTAIKADRSLIRRGESFSISVPDSTYERPILSYARGATLERFSSESNTSVYTFCADDEDAVIVISFSGLFRTRKSLSLEFEEFVDSDSDRFPDRLVLDLEDAESFRAWFVNISAYQVIEFSNRWSDEERDCSGLIRFAAREALKSHKEEWFLENAIDHELWREKTGIDLRTIPDVKEYNYPDIPILRGKIFLSNTGEFTYFADAYNLVRSSMVFKGRDLSVARPGDIIFFHHPSPSTFHSMIYTGDGLIYHTGPLSENDSGVLKLWRMEDYLRTMPYQWLPIHSNENYLGVYAFKFLPRQ